A window of Spirochaetales bacterium contains these coding sequences:
- the gltB gene encoding glutamate synthase large subunit: MIGNSFPQKTGLYDPAYEKDGCGVGFVVNRHGIPTHTIVEYGIGILLNLLHRGAIGGDSKTGDGAGITVQIPDAFFRRIAQESSIKLPEKGPYGVGMFFLPQDVRYRDECIERFERIASASGCEVCGWRRVPVDDSAIEGKARDEQPVVMQCFIRADIPVPEDFDRRLYIIRRTAEKTCGAQLPAGERFYIPSLSCRTICYKGLFIAPQLKGYFPDLGEKDFASALAVVHQRYSTNTFPSWSLAQPFRYLAHNGEINTIRGNINHMKSREQKLSTAIPGFEIEKILPVIDEGGSDSACLDNALELLVAGGRSIEHAMLMLIPQAWGEKYRMGPDVRGFFEYHAGIIEPWDGPATVVFTDGVKVGALLDRNGLRPARYTVTKDGLVVLASEVGVFDVKPEDVEEKGALQPGEMILVDLGKKRVLKDGEIKAGCARNKPYRRWVQENKIELHGFYSAIAPITPDTGTLLLRQKRFGYTREDLSGILGPMAVTGHEPVGSMGHDVPLAVFSEQPQLLYNYFKQLFAQITNPAIDPIREELVMSLMTFIGNPANILTETPQHARLIKLKHPILSNEDIDRIRNLNHKDFRTRLIRMAYPRHGTEADLEEALRYLRNKAEAAVSYGDNLLIVSDRDLPDHLTPIPALLAVSAIHQHLINKGLRTEAGIIVESGEPREVMHIALLLGYGATAVNPYLAFESIAAMAGNDELSEKRSVTTALENYIKALCKGLLKIMSKMGISTLRSYRGAKIFEAIGLSEAFVDSYFRGTPTRIGGIGLREICAEIESRYETTALPFSFAADLLPSGGHFRYRKDGERHLWTPESIHCLQQATRTFDMKLYRRYSALINEQAGALSTIRGMFSFRETKPIPLAEVEPAEAIIKRFVTGAMSFGSISRETHETLAIAMNRLGAASNSGEGGEDPERYGKLPNGDSRCSMIKQVASGRFGVTTEYLVNARELQIKIAQGAKPGEGGQLPGHKVNAEIARVRHSTPGVTLISPPPHHDIYSIEDIAQLIFDLKNVNPEARISVKLVSEIGVGTIAAGVAKARADMVLISGYDGGTGASPLSSIRHAGVPWELGLAETHQTLVLNNLRNRIRVQADGQMKTGRDVIIAAMLGAEEFGFATAPLVVCGCVMMRQCHKNTCPVGVATQDERLRRRFSGKPEYIVNFFHMIASEVREYLAQLGFRTLDEIIGRSDLLSANKAVDFWKSKGMDFSRIFSHPEGTLQAVRCTEKQDHGLNGILDAKIIEKARKAIEKREKVTIGLDIKNIHRTVGAMLSGIIARRYGYAGLPDDTITLRFSGPAGQSFGAFGAHGITFVLEGEANDYLGKGLSGAKIIVKPPEGSSFDPSGNIISGNVNLYGATAGEVYLNGVAGERFGIRNSGARAVVEGVGDHGCEYMTGGVVVVLGKTGVNFGAGMSGGIAYVYDEDRLFDERCNLAMVDLEIVTESGDCEELKEMIGRHAALTGSAKACHILDNWEACLPSFVKVFPMEYRRVLGKMMREDEKVQREEVVHG, from the coding sequence ATGATCGGCAACTCATTTCCGCAAAAGACCGGACTCTATGACCCCGCTTATGAAAAAGACGGGTGCGGCGTGGGTTTTGTGGTCAACCGTCATGGAATCCCTACACATACGATTGTCGAATACGGCATCGGTATTCTTCTCAACCTCCTCCACCGCGGGGCGATCGGCGGCGACTCCAAAACAGGTGACGGCGCGGGAATTACCGTTCAGATTCCCGACGCCTTTTTCCGGAGAATCGCCCAGGAATCTTCCATTAAACTGCCGGAAAAAGGCCCTTACGGTGTGGGGATGTTCTTTCTGCCGCAGGATGTCCGGTATCGCGATGAGTGTATCGAACGGTTCGAGCGTATCGCGTCGGCTTCAGGGTGTGAAGTGTGCGGATGGCGCCGGGTTCCTGTTGATGACAGTGCGATCGAGGGGAAAGCCAGGGATGAGCAGCCCGTTGTCATGCAATGTTTTATACGGGCGGATATACCTGTGCCGGAAGATTTCGACCGCCGGCTTTACATCATCCGGAGGACGGCCGAAAAAACATGCGGGGCTCAGCTTCCTGCCGGGGAGCGTTTTTACATTCCGAGTCTTTCATGCAGAACGATCTGTTACAAGGGCCTTTTTATCGCCCCCCAGTTGAAGGGGTATTTCCCCGATCTTGGCGAAAAAGATTTCGCCAGTGCCCTTGCCGTTGTCCATCAACGCTACAGCACCAACACCTTTCCCTCATGGAGCCTCGCCCAGCCGTTCAGATATCTGGCTCATAACGGAGAGATCAATACAATCAGGGGAAATATCAACCATATGAAATCCCGCGAGCAGAAGCTTTCCACGGCGATTCCGGGATTTGAGATTGAAAAGATTCTGCCGGTGATCGATGAAGGGGGAAGCGATTCAGCCTGTCTGGATAACGCCCTCGAACTGCTTGTCGCCGGGGGGCGTTCGATCGAACACGCGATGCTCATGCTGATTCCCCAGGCGTGGGGAGAGAAGTACAGGATGGGGCCCGATGTACGCGGGTTTTTCGAATACCACGCCGGTATTATCGAACCCTGGGACGGTCCGGCGACCGTTGTTTTTACCGACGGTGTGAAAGTGGGTGCGCTTCTTGACAGAAACGGCCTCAGACCCGCGCGGTATACGGTCACCAAAGACGGTCTCGTTGTTCTGGCGTCCGAAGTGGGCGTTTTTGACGTGAAACCGGAAGATGTCGAAGAAAAAGGAGCCCTGCAGCCCGGTGAAATGATTCTCGTTGACCTCGGAAAAAAGCGGGTACTCAAAGACGGGGAGATAAAGGCGGGCTGTGCGCGAAACAAGCCTTACAGACGGTGGGTGCAGGAAAATAAAATCGAACTGCACGGTTTTTATTCCGCGATAGCACCGATAACCCCCGACACCGGAACCCTCCTGCTTCGTCAGAAGCGTTTCGGTTACACCCGCGAGGATCTTTCCGGCATACTCGGGCCCATGGCGGTCACCGGACACGAACCTGTCGGGTCCATGGGGCATGATGTGCCCCTCGCGGTTTTTTCGGAACAACCGCAATTGCTCTACAACTATTTCAAACAGCTTTTCGCGCAGATTACCAATCCGGCTATCGATCCGATCAGGGAGGAACTTGTCATGTCCCTCATGACCTTTATCGGAAATCCCGCGAATATTCTTACCGAAACCCCGCAGCATGCCCGGCTCATCAAACTCAAGCATCCGATCCTCTCGAATGAGGACATCGACCGTATACGGAACCTGAACCATAAGGATTTCCGCACACGGCTTATCCGCATGGCGTATCCTCGCCACGGGACGGAGGCGGACCTGGAAGAGGCCCTCCGCTATCTCCGCAACAAGGCGGAGGCCGCGGTATCGTACGGCGATAACCTGCTTATCGTAAGCGACCGCGATCTGCCCGACCATCTCACCCCGATCCCGGCACTCCTTGCCGTCTCCGCAATACATCAGCATCTTATAAATAAAGGACTCAGGACAGAGGCCGGAATCATCGTCGAATCGGGAGAACCCCGTGAGGTCATGCATATCGCTTTGCTTCTGGGCTACGGGGCGACGGCCGTCAATCCTTATCTCGCTTTTGAATCGATCGCGGCAATGGCAGGCAATGATGAACTGAGTGAAAAACGAAGCGTTACAACGGCCCTTGAGAATTATATCAAGGCGCTCTGCAAGGGATTGCTGAAAATCATGTCGAAAATGGGGATTTCGACATTGCGAAGTTACCGCGGGGCGAAAATATTCGAAGCGATCGGTTTGAGTGAAGCGTTCGTGGATTCATATTTTCGCGGAACGCCGACACGCATCGGGGGTATCGGACTCAGGGAAATATGCGCGGAAATAGAATCGCGCTATGAAACAACGGCATTGCCTTTTTCGTTTGCCGCGGATCTGCTTCCTTCGGGGGGACATTTCCGTTATCGTAAAGACGGGGAGCGCCATCTCTGGACGCCGGAATCCATTCACTGTCTTCAACAGGCAACGCGAACTTTCGATATGAAGCTCTACCGGCGGTATTCGGCATTGATTAATGAACAGGCGGGGGCCCTTTCGACCATTCGGGGGATGTTTTCTTTCAGGGAAACAAAACCTATCCCCCTGGCCGAGGTCGAACCCGCGGAAGCCATCATCAAACGCTTTGTCACCGGCGCGATGTCGTTCGGTTCGATAAGCAGGGAAACCCACGAGACGCTCGCCATTGCGATGAACAGACTCGGGGCGGCAAGCAACAGCGGTGAGGGGGGGGAAGACCCGGAACGGTACGGAAAGCTGCCGAACGGGGACTCCCGGTGCAGTATGATAAAACAGGTGGCGAGCGGGCGGTTCGGTGTGACCACCGAATATTTGGTCAATGCAAGAGAACTTCAGATCAAGATAGCACAGGGCGCGAAGCCGGGCGAGGGGGGGCAACTGCCCGGTCACAAGGTCAATGCCGAGATAGCCAGAGTACGCCACTCGACGCCCGGGGTTACTCTTATTTCACCGCCTCCGCACCACGACATCTACTCGATCGAGGATATCGCACAACTGATCTTTGACCTGAAAAATGTCAATCCGGAAGCAAGAATCTCGGTGAAACTCGTTTCGGAAATCGGGGTTGGAACGATCGCGGCCGGCGTTGCCAAGGCGCGGGCTGATATGGTTCTGATCAGCGGTTACGACGGCGGCACGGGTGCATCCCCCCTTTCGTCGATTCGCCACGCCGGTGTACCGTGGGAACTCGGCCTCGCCGAAACACACCAGACACTGGTGCTGAACAACCTTCGGAACAGGATACGGGTGCAGGCCGACGGGCAGATGAAGACCGGACGCGATGTCATTATCGCCGCGATGCTGGGCGCGGAGGAGTTCGGGTTCGCGACGGCGCCGCTTGTCGTGTGCGGATGCGTGATGATGCGCCAATGTCACAAGAACACATGTCCCGTCGGGGTCGCGACACAGGACGAACGGCTCAGAAGGCGGTTCAGCGGAAAACCGGAATATATCGTCAATTTTTTTCATATGATCGCTTCCGAAGTGAGGGAATATCTTGCGCAACTCGGTTTCAGAACGCTCGATGAAATAATCGGCAGAAGTGATCTTCTTTCGGCCAACAAGGCTGTCGATTTCTGGAAATCGAAAGGAATGGATTTCTCGCGAATTTTTTCACACCCAGAAGGGACGCTTCAGGCCGTGCGGTGTACGGAGAAGCAGGATCACGGATTGAACGGTATCCTGGATGCGAAAATTATCGAAAAGGCACGGAAGGCGATCGAAAAAAGGGAGAAGGTCACGATCGGTCTGGATATAAAAAACATTCACCGAACCGTCGGTGCCATGCTTTCGGGAATTATCGCCAGGCGGTACGGGTATGCCGGGCTTCCGGACGATACGATTACCCTTCGATTTTCCGGCCCGGCGGGTCAGAGTTTCGGGGCGTTCGGCGCGCACGGTATTACGTTCGTTCTGGAAGGCGAGGCGAATGATTATCTGGGCAAGGGGTTGAGCGGCGCGAAGATTATCGTCAAACCCCCGGAGGGAAGCAGTTTCGATCCCTCAGGAAACATCATTTCCGGAAACGTCAATCTTTACGGAGCGACCGCGGGAGAAGTATACCTGAACGGCGTCGCGGGGGAGCGCTTCGGCATACGGAACAGCGGCGCGCGCGCCGTTGTCGAGGGGGTCGGCGATCACGGGTGCGAATACATGACCGGCGGCGTTGTGGTCGTACTCGGGAAAACGGGGGTCAACTTTGGAGCCGGTATGAGCGGGGGCATCGCTTACGTTTACGATGAAGACAGGCTTTTCGATGAACGGTGCAACCTCGCCATGGTCGATCTGGAGATTGTGACGGAATCCGGTGATTGTGAAGAACTGAAGGAGATGATCGGCCGTCACGCGGCCCTGACGGGAAGCGCCAAAGCGTGCCACATCCTTGACAACTGGGAGGCGTGTCTTCCATCGTTTGTCAAGGTATTTCCCATGGAATACCGGCGCGTTCTGGGGAAAATGATGCGGGAGGATGAGAAGGTTCAGCGAGAGGAGGTGGTCCATGGGTAA